In Sander vitreus isolate 19-12246 chromosome 8, sanVit1, whole genome shotgun sequence, the genomic window atggaaCGAGCGCCATCGTTTGAGATCAATCGTTACAGCTACCATCATGCTTTTCAACACAAAAGAGATCAAGAAGAAAaccaagagaaagagagacagtgagagagtttcagacagagacagacagagagggggaaaacatGCCCACAGATAGACATGAACATCCCACACAGGCCCGCTGGCAGTGTCTCTATAGGAGAGCAGCAAAGCAGACAGGAGTGTAAATAAACATTGTGGAACATCAGAGAGATGTGCCCAGGATTGTGTGAAAGAGCACAGGATGTAGACCATGACGGCTCTTCTGGCACATAAAGATATGAAGGCAGGGGAAAAGACACAAGAGGAGCCCTGAGAGTGAAGCAGTTACAGTAAGAGCTGAATGACAGCAAGGAAATAGTACAGTAAAAAAAGTGAGTCTGAGGCTCAGGGATCAATACAGTGAATaaagccctgacacaccaacccgaccgTCAGGAGGAaaggcagtcagactgatcagtctccctgagttggtcaaaaaagtgcctcggaacacaacgaagcgacgccgacttgagcgcaAGTTCTGCACGTGCGTgagacgtaatacatctccataacagcaggcggcgctaatatgtattgttgcccaaaaaattaaaaccgtcacgtgggtctggctcctcccggattttacaaccgagcataatggcggctcgttcggaatacgatcttatattttacgaagatagtgaaaacattttaagcgagaaataggccgtcataatttcagatcgacaaaggtcagtttaaatgattttcatcagattttgagagccgTTCGTCACGCTAACATAAATGCActgcagtgttggggaagtttacattacttttaaaagcaggcgtctctggcagagactgaagttaattatacaaaaactatctttgaccataaagccaatctctggtttatcagtgaagtgtctgaactccactgcaggctggattctctcctcacagagtgacgTCTGAgtcattatgaacgagtccagcgcaGGTTGAATGCCCATCAGCAGGTCATtggcgttacacggtgttagtgtatactatgtaatgtctgtatcgacttgtaccggtcgcgcagccacgatggtccgtgcattgtcgtagacacatgcacggacactcttttctggaaatccttgcgtgtccgtgcaaccgacacaagtccacagcggtccgctgcgtgtatgtatgagccCGTCTCCAcagcatccatctgtgaggttgtcagctttgtgtctgcctggctcagagcgccctccagcaaaaagccacgaagcttaaaacactctcaaaagttagctttggctgcttctcgcttgccatgatcactctgctaccagcctctgtcacgtcccgtgtggagcttgtgagcgcgcagctgagaaggcagtgtcgctgtcaaatctgtccctgggaaaagtaacgttgtgCCGAATTGACAAAGGAACTACGTTTggttaccaaattttcagtagtagcgcgtttACCCCCAACACTGGTGCACTGATTCGGTAGTCAAGGGCTAGAACTCCACCagtcagattggtcattgagtatgactgcccgccctccgacccagcaagtcaggtcgccaaaatgaaggccgacggcccctccgacagacgacggcacggaacacaccgaacagactcgagtcactgacctcgccagactgtccgacggccgattatcgggttggtgtgtcagcgcctttaaagAATGAATGGCTTCTGCAGTGTACAGCAGTGGTACCAGACTTTTTGGTCTGAggtacccccacagccctgCCAGATGAACTCATGTACCCCttcatcaattcccaatgtatCTTCCAAATACAAACAACACTTTTCATTATATTGTTAATGTTTTCGTTCTTGTTGAACTGTCAATATTTAGGCTGGTTTGGTTTGATCAGCAATCATACTATTAGTAGGCTACTACTGGcagtgaagctgaatgtttcatCCATTTAGCTATTACCTTTAGCCATTTATTTAtaccatttattcattactttaagCTACCTGTTTAAAACTTCTGTGCTCACTTGCTAACTCGTTTACAAAGCTGCAACAtgtagtgttcaggtgttacagcatatatatatatatatatatatattcatttaatTCAATCataattttgatttatttacattCGATTTTCAAATAAGttgagctgctccacaatctttccacgtaCCCCCCTaaagtacccctggttgggaatcactggtcTACAGTATTCATGTGTACAAGCAAACTCACCCTTAAACTACACACGCAGTCACATAAACAGGAAGGGCACACTTGACCTTTTGTAGGAGACGTACGCAGGAGACTTTAGGAGCAGATCGGATATGAGACAAGTGGAATAAGGGCAGTAGCCATTATGTCATTATCCAATCACAGCAGACTTGGTAGTCTTCATTCATAGAACTAATTGTACCAGGAGACATTGTGAACCACTGTGGCTCCACTTCCCTCCTGAGAGCCATGAATGATGAGTCTGAGGACCCGTAGAGTACAGTGTGACTATGTACAAGCAGAGGTAACTGTAAAAATGGCATATAAGCCAtaagggctgggtattgttttAAAGTTTTGGAGACTGGTGTCACGACACTTTTTCAATAACTCactaaagaaaatattttttaatacatctaaacagtacactaaaatgtgtttctgctaAACAACGCTTAAACTCTATGTAGAGCTGAGAGGAACTGTAGTGTCTGTCAGGTGATAATTCTTTGTAGATTTCTTACTTTGAGTGGCACCTTTTACcttacacatagtcatttgatctGTTTTTAATACAAATATATTGATTAGGAAGTATCTAATCAAAGAATAAGTAAACAAGGCTAAGAGTCTGACCAAGGCTTCAGTGCCAACTTTCTGCCAATACAATTTTCAAGACACATTTCAGCCAGGATCCAGAAAGTATTGAAATTTGAAAACCAGTCCTAGAAGTGATGTACAATCAAATCTGTAACTACTTACAGTTATATGCAGGAGAATTCCTGCTCCCTCCACGGTGTGAatccacccccccctccccaaagaACCATCCACCCACTAAGCTCTCAGCTGCCAGAACAaattaatgtgtgtttaaagtgaacacagatactgtgtgtgtgataccaCCGTCAGGGCCAAACATTTGCTTTCGTTTTTCCGGTTGGTTTGTAAGAGCGTTCAGTAAGCCTGCCAAACAAACAGCACAGTTTTAATGACCGTGTGCAACCCACAAGCTGATTATCTAATTACTAATCTAGTGTAGagatatttctctctctccctctctctctctctctctctctctctctctctctctctctctctctctctctctctctctctctctctctctttctctctctctctctcactcctctctctctctcactccctctctctttctctctctctctccctctctctctctctctggaacaccctcccaAATGAATGGCTGAGGCTGCTGGAAAGTCAGAGGAATTTACTTACACAACTGAAAAGACATAaattctgaaaaactgaaacttGTGCCTGCTTTTCATTTACACATGCATGTGTTATGACTCAACTCTGGGAATGTAAATTTTGAGGCACAAACATAATGACAGTGTAACAAAGAATTAGATAACCAACCAGCTACATAACTTCCTGTGCAGTTCAGAGAGTTCAAAGGTAACCACCTTGCACCCCACCAATGGCCTAATATCATTTAATTGTTCCTTTTTATGTTCTTCAGTGGGTACTTTAACAGTGATGTTAGACCAGCCAGTAAACAGCACATTTTTGCTCATTGCTTTTCACAGCAGTAAGAAGAAAGGAGTGGAATGAACTGTATGTACACTTGATTCACTGGAGTTTGTTATACTCCATTTTAATGAGAGTTAATGTTTGGTCAAGGGCAGGAGTACTTCTTGGGATATTGTTGTAATATTTCCCATGTGTCGATAACCCAGAACAAAAAATAGCTGCTTATATTGTCGCACAAAACTTGTGATATTTGATACCAGCAGTGTGAAAGCATATAAACCCACAAATTCTGTCCTGGACATGTCCAAACCAATGAGCAGGAATCAAGAGTAGCAGCTTTGTAAAAACTATTAAACCACAGAGACCATGGCTGTGTTACAGATCTCGTAATGTTAGCCTCTGCGATGCATGCATCTTCACAGCAACAGTGGATTGTGCCTTGCTGTTTGGGTACACACGCATGTGTGCTCGCAGGCCTACACTGTACGTTGCCAAAGCCGTCGAAGTGTGTGAAGTGTGTCTTTGCTTGGCTCAGGATCCTGTGGCCTACTTTCTCCCTCTCAGAATCAAGTGTTTGTTCCCACAGTGAATCACCTCCCAAGCCAGGTGAAGACAGACGCTAGCAGGCAGGCATGCATACTGAAGCCAAAACCTCCTGTCTTGTGCTGAAAAGTGCTCACTCAGACCCGTGGCTGCCCTCTGGTGGCTAGAAAGTACAATGTATGTGCAATTTTACAACCACACTGTGTGAACATCCAATGAAGAGTCTTAGTTTGGAACTAAATGAGAAGTTTTATTTCTTATCAAGGGGCATTCACAAAAATCATTCATGGCTTTTaacaaaacactaacattttATGTTGTTGCCTTCCAAAATGACCCATGCTTATATGTGCACCTATGACGTTGCCTAGTCAGGAAGCAACAGTTGTAACTATGTATAGATTTGgatttttagccatgctggtTCTACAATTGTTGCTAAAATGTCCACGGATCCAGTCAAATATCTTTAACGTCTACCAGAACAAACCAcatctacatttttatttatttatttctcgtTTTCTGTCCCTCAGGACTACGAGTACCCCAACCACCCCCAGTCCACACAGCACCAGAAGAATGACCGTTGTCCACCGCCACCCCAGATGTTGCCAGAGAGAGCCTGTGAGGTGCCGGGCTGCCGCTCAGACTCAGAGTGCGAGCGCCATAAACGCTGCTGCTACAATGGATGCATCTACGCCTGCCTGGAGTCTGTCCAGCCACCACCAGGTCAGCAGCACCAAAGGACGGACACACAGTAGTGTTTGGGTTTTAAGGTCGCATAGCAGAGAGAGTCAAATTGGGCCTCAAACTACTTGGAAATTGtcgtttttgtttctctctttaaAATATTGTTAATTAGTATTTTGATGGCTGTGGTTCTGTGTGTTTTCCAAACAGTGTTGGACTGGCTGGTGCAGCCCAAGCCTCGGTGGTTGGGCGGCAACGGCTGGCTGTTAGACGGCCCTGAGGAGGTTCTGCAGGgtgggtgcacacacacacacacgaacacacgcatgcacacacacacacacacacacacacacacacacacacacacacacacacatatacaggaaAGGACAGGATAAAACAGTTGTAGTGCCAGATGGTCAGCTTGCATAAAAATACCTCTCACCTAACTCTAATCCTCCATCATCTTAGCCCTCAAAAATCCCTAAAATGCTAATGCAATCCAGCCTTTGCTCAGTGAGACCAAACTATTTTATTCAGCACATGTTGGTTTGATTTCACCATAGTTCtaccatctctctctttttttgccgTTGATTTAACTTTTGCAGTACATAAACCAGAAGATGTTgtcagtgcagcagcagtaaaCTTCACATTTTGTCCATCCTTTAGAaatgaagcaagccatcatacAAAAGGGGAAAAGATATTTCATAAGAAGAGGCAAAGAGACCAATGTCTCCACTGTCAGTAGTGTCCAATAAAACGCATCCACAAGATGCATTACAGCTGGGCATCatttttgtgttccccttgaCTGAAAAAACTGTCATCTGCTATTCCTCAGTGAATATAGAAGGTTCTTGCAGGTTTTTCTCAAGTTTGCACAATTGGCATGCTGGCATTCTGAGCGGGAAATGTAGACATAGACATGACTTTGAAGTTAAGGGAGGGtaagtaaacaaaacaaaagaaaatgtactaACCACATAACCACAAAATGACCCTGGTGTATTTCATGTTTGCGATTTCTTCTGATGCACATGGTGTGTTTTCTGCCCACTAGCTGAGGCCTGCAGCACAACTGAGGATGGAGACGAGCCTCTTCATTGTCCTACGGGCTACGAGTGCCACATCATCAATCCAGGAAACCCTGCCGCTGGCATTCCTAACCGGGGACAATGCATCAAGCAACGTGGCAACTCCGGTATGGCTAGAGTACTTCTGATAACTAAAATAGCTGCAACGATTGGCCATGTGATTGGGATTTGGCTTTGAAGCCAGCGTTGACACACATCATATCCAACCTAATCTTATTTTTACAACTAATCTCCTGCTTATCTGATCTAATGGAACCTTTCTAATGGAAGTGTGTGCTCCTTTAAATCACCAAAGGACAGGGGCAGTGTGCCAGCAGTCTTTGAGTTTGGGCTGGTATCTCTTGGCAGATTTCATGCTGTTAGGTGCCAAGTTTCTTAAGTTTATTAAATAGAtctaaaaaatatacaaattgGAATGACCTGGCAACTCACTAGATGGCCTCAATTTATGATCTATGGCTTAAGATGTGGGCAGAAATATTATTGTTATGATTTAATCAAAAGAATATTAGTTCTTTACTTTATAAGCAAGAACTCACAGTGCCATGTGTATGATATTGATATCAGATGtcaatctttattttattttatttttttcattctggccattttgtttttgaaagatGGGCGTGGTCTGAGGCACAAATACTTCAAGGACTACAAGGACTACTTAGGTAAGTGAGGTAATGTGGACAACCTGAAAAAAATCACTATCACTGAATGAGAAATCAGCAGCAATCTGCCTGACACGGCTCTGTCACTGACAGGTACCAGTACGAACAATGCAGTGGCCTACGAAAAACATCCTCACAAACACCTGGGATGAAGTAGGTTTTCAGCCACTCTGAAACCATGTAAAACCAAAGACCTGTGCACCTTTATCTCACTTTAGACAAAGCCTTATGTTTTCTGCTGTATCTGCTCTCAGATCAACCAGAACTCCGCCTCAGCTACGACCACGACACAACTCCAGACATCAGCCAGTCCTGTTCGATCTGCTCTTATCACACCTGAACCAGGATCAGATCTTCCCTTTTCACCAAAACTACAGCTGCTAACTCCTCTTTGCAAAGCCCCGTATTGCAGCCTGTCCTCAGTCACAAAGTCCTTTTCGGAGACAAGTATGATgtacatactacatacacaGCCAAAGAAATAAGTgcttttttgtctctctctctgatgtcTGTAAGAAAAGATGGAGCAGAGGGCGTTGATGGtgaagcagaggagaggagagcagggCATGCACCAAAGCTGTTCATCAAATGTCTCAAAAAGGAAATAAGAAACCCCAgccaatgtttttcttttttctttacaacccctctccctccctgcaaCTCATTACTATTCTCACCAACACATCTTTTAACCTTAAGGCTGGTCAGCGGAGAAAATCCAGACCGTGTGTTACTTATTCTGTCTCTCTTGTTCTCAGAAAGGATGGTGCTCACATTTCCAGATCTGAAATCTGGAAGGTTTCATagacaaatagaaaacaaaatccaGCTGCAGTGGACTCTGAATTAAATCCACATGATTAAAAGAAGAAATGCCATACTGTATGAGTGTGTGGATTGTGTCAGTTTTAAAGGATTTGGAACAGCTGTAGATTAGTTCCAGCCAACAGATGCTGACCATGACTTCATTGCTGTGAAAATCAAAAGCAAAATaaggaaaaaatatttaatttgagAGAGATGAAGATTTAATAAGATACAAAATAACAATTTTCACACTGAAATGTTTTCCCTTCAATATTAAActctgtatatattatatatgtgatTACTTTCCTAGTCATACAACTATCTACTAGTGCAGTATGGTTGTGCACACATCTCCTAATTTTCAATAATCATACTGCGTTATTTCAAAATACTGGTCCTTCTATTAAACTTCCCACTATGCAGTGCAGCCATGATAATAAAAAGGGCTTTTTCACCGAGCAGATATGTGTTATTCTAGAGCATAACTTGCTGCAGTCAGCTGTTTAAACTTAGGTTGTGTCTGTTATCAATTCAAATGCTGCTCAGC contains:
- the wfdc1 gene encoding WAP four-disulfide core domain protein 1, which produces MPGSVVLLLLSLLALATGSDARRIRKRGLNHKDYEYPNHPQSTQHQKNDRCPPPPQMLPERACEVPGCRSDSECERHKRCCYNGCIYACLESVQPPPVLDWLVQPKPRWLGGNGWLLDGPEEVLQAEACSTTEDGDEPLHCPTGYECHIINPGNPAAGIPNRGQCIKQRGNSDGRGLRHKYFKDYKDYLGTSTNNAVAYEKHPHKHLG